In one Streptomyces sp. NBC_00597 genomic region, the following are encoded:
- a CDS encoding nitroreductase family protein — translation MTAPHITTETVAQLVDDAVTAPSMHNAQPWKFVYRSDSNTVELHGDPERAMTRTDPNYRALHVGCAAALFNLRVSAVRHGLRAQVRLLPDDSQPWLLGAATIDGPSEEDHELATLHDALRRRHTSRFPFSDELVPDALMDGLRSAARLEGCRLTVPGDWHLETVLGLVRDAEHREDIDPLVRAETSAWTSRTQATTDARRDGIPAAAFGPRSSGRSAPVRDFGRDRPTPGRGWAVFEKRPQLALLGTATDTRVDWLRAGQALERVLLQATTDGLATSMTSQPLEWRELRWTVRDPAEAMGHVQMVLRLGYGPQGPDTPRRPVDEVLEVV, via the coding sequence GTGACCGCACCCCACATCACCACCGAGACCGTCGCCCAACTCGTCGACGACGCCGTCACCGCCCCGTCCATGCACAACGCCCAGCCATGGAAATTCGTGTACCGCTCCGACAGCAACACCGTCGAACTGCACGGCGATCCGGAACGCGCCATGACGCGCACCGACCCGAACTACCGTGCCCTGCACGTCGGTTGCGCTGCAGCCCTGTTCAACCTGCGTGTGTCCGCGGTCCGGCACGGCTTGCGGGCGCAGGTGCGGCTGCTGCCCGACGACTCGCAACCGTGGCTGCTGGGAGCGGCAACCATCGACGGGCCCTCCGAAGAGGACCACGAGCTGGCGACCCTGCACGACGCTCTCCGACGTCGGCACACCAGCCGCTTCCCCTTCAGCGACGAGCTGGTGCCGGACGCTCTCATGGACGGCTTGAGGAGCGCTGCCCGCCTGGAGGGCTGCCGGCTGACCGTTCCGGGCGACTGGCACCTGGAGACCGTGCTCGGGCTGGTACGCGACGCCGAGCACCGGGAGGACATCGATCCGCTCGTCCGGGCGGAGACCTCTGCCTGGACCTCCCGTACGCAGGCCACGACCGACGCGCGCCGCGACGGCATTCCCGCCGCCGCCTTCGGTCCGCGCAGCTCCGGAAGGTCTGCCCCCGTACGGGACTTCGGGCGGGACCGGCCCACGCCGGGCCGCGGCTGGGCCGTGTTCGAGAAGCGACCGCAGCTCGCCCTGCTCGGCACTGCGACGGACACGCGAGTCGACTGGCTGCGAGCCGGCCAGGCGCTGGAGCGCGTCCTCCTCCAGGCGACGACCGACGGCCTCGCGACCTCGATGACCTCCCAGCCCCTGGAGTGGCGGGAGCTGCGGTGGACGGTCCGCGATCCGGCCGAGGCCATGGGTCACGTCCAGATGGTCCTGCGCCTCGGCTACGGCCCGCAGGGGCCCGACACCCCCCGTCGCCCCGTCGACGAGGTCCTGGAGGTTGTTTGA
- a CDS encoding pyridoxamine 5'-phosphate oxidase family protein — MKSRPSIHPQQSGGTAGRTDLGRRIAARRTALGLSRDELGHKCGADGNYIAYLEEHAASPAIGTLVRIADVLGVTVDDLTGASAGRVRGRSTARRDAALAPLEESECRTLLGTHGVGRIAVFTPEGPAVLPVNYLIAGPDIAFRTAVDALAARAAGTEVAFEIDNIDDVTAGGWSVLAVGELEAVTDPEEIQHLTATARSQPWAGGPRTHWMKLTPVRLTGRRVAHES; from the coding sequence GTGAAGAGCAGACCGAGCATCCACCCGCAGCAGTCCGGCGGGACGGCCGGACGCACCGACCTCGGCCGCCGCATCGCGGCCCGCCGCACCGCCCTCGGCCTGAGCCGCGACGAACTGGGCCACAAGTGCGGAGCCGACGGCAACTACATCGCCTATCTGGAGGAACACGCGGCCTCTCCGGCCATCGGCACCCTCGTCCGGATCGCAGACGTACTCGGTGTCACGGTCGACGACCTGACCGGCGCGAGCGCCGGCCGCGTCCGAGGCCGCTCCACCGCCCGCCGTGATGCCGCTCTGGCTCCACTGGAGGAGTCCGAGTGCCGAACGCTGCTGGGTACGCACGGAGTGGGACGCATCGCCGTCTTCACCCCCGAAGGACCGGCGGTCCTCCCGGTCAACTACCTGATTGCAGGCCCCGACATCGCGTTCCGTACCGCCGTGGATGCTCTCGCGGCCAGAGCAGCGGGCACGGAGGTGGCCTTCGAGATCGACAACATCGACGACGTCACCGCCGGTGGTTGGAGCGTCCTGGCGGTGGGTGAGCTGGAGGCCGTCACGGACCCCGAAGAGATCCAGCACCTGACGGCCACGGCCCGGTCCCAGCCCTGGGCCGGCGGCCCGCGCACCCACTGGATGAAACTCACCCCCGTCCGGCTCACCGGCCGTCGCGTGGCCCACGAGTCATGA
- a CDS encoding CBS domain-containing protein, producing the protein MRHRRVADLMTPTAVTVGRTTSFKEIARLLKDFDITAVPVVDEAGHPVGVVSEADLLRRRPAGGAATAEQLMTSPAVTARPEWSVVRAARLMQRHGVKRLPVIGTDGRVTGVLSRSDLIGLFLRRDRAIQEEIVEDVLTRTLDLAPSSITVDVDDGLVTLSGTLPWPELLPVVVRLCQSTDGVIDVDSRLTVAGPTSAERHGEPFGPR; encoded by the coding sequence ATGAGGCATCGCAGGGTCGCCGACCTGATGACGCCCACCGCTGTCACGGTCGGGCGCACCACCTCCTTCAAGGAAATCGCGCGGCTCCTGAAAGACTTCGACATCACCGCCGTGCCCGTCGTCGACGAGGCCGGGCACCCGGTCGGCGTCGTCTCCGAAGCCGACCTGCTCCGTCGGCGGCCCGCTGGTGGCGCCGCGACGGCAGAACAGCTGATGACCAGCCCGGCCGTCACCGCCCGGCCCGAGTGGAGCGTCGTCCGCGCGGCCCGGCTGATGCAGCGGCACGGCGTCAAGAGGCTGCCGGTCATCGGTACGGACGGCCGGGTGACCGGTGTGCTCAGCCGCAGTGACCTGATCGGGCTGTTCCTGCGCCGTGACCGCGCCATCCAGGAAGAGATCGTCGAGGACGTCCTCACCCGGACGCTCGACCTCGCTCCCTCGTCGATCACTGTCGACGTCGACGACGGCCTGGTGACGCTCAGCGGCACCCTGCCGTGGCCCGAGCTGCTGCCCGTGGTGGTCCGCCTCTGCCAGAGCACCGACGGAGTCATCGACGTGGACAGCAGGCTCACCGTGGCGGGGCCCACCAGCGCAGAACGGCACGGGGAGCCGTTCGGTCCCCGATAG
- a CDS encoding cation-translocating P-type ATPase C-terminal domain-containing protein, whose protein sequence is MLWRAGWHPGDPTGPGTPLHHAYLTATTTTFAGIVTCQVGTAIAARTDHAALRDIGFFSNPLLLAGIAFELVFTAALVYAPPLQNLFDTAALPADVVLLIAAFPPLVWGTDELRRWARRRHHSASRPGDVIKPGAAPQRQTTSRTSSTGRRGVSGPCGP, encoded by the coding sequence GTGCTGTGGCGGGCGGGCTGGCATCCCGGCGACCCCACCGGCCCCGGAACCCCGCTGCACCACGCCTACCTGACCGCCACCACCACGACGTTCGCCGGCATCGTCACCTGCCAGGTCGGCACGGCCATCGCCGCCCGCACCGACCACGCAGCGCTGCGGGACATCGGCTTCTTCTCCAACCCGCTGCTGCTCGCCGGCATCGCCTTCGAACTCGTCTTCACCGCGGCGCTCGTCTACGCGCCGCCCCTCCAGAACCTCTTCGACACCGCCGCCCTCCCCGCGGACGTCGTCCTGCTCATCGCCGCCTTCCCGCCGCTGGTCTGGGGGACGGACGAGCTCCGCCGCTGGGCCCGGCGCCGTCACCACAGCGCATCGCGTCCCGGAGACGTGATCAAGCCCGGGGCGGCGCCGCAACGTCAAACAACCTCCAGGACCTCGTCGACGGGGCGACGGGGGGTGTCGGGCCCCTGCGGGCCGTAG
- a CDS encoding universal stress protein has translation MDRQIEAPRVVVGVDGSPSSQAALRWAVRYAGLVGGKVEAVAAWDLPGAGGWSAPAVDADFDEEEAERRLVEEVRTVLGEGGASQVHERLVRGNAAEVLVDQAEGADMLVVGSRGHGGFLRALLGSVSQQVAFHAPCPVTIVRPDGPAE, from the coding sequence ATGGACAGGCAGATTGAGGCTCCGCGCGTCGTAGTGGGTGTCGACGGATCGCCTTCGTCCCAGGCCGCGCTGCGCTGGGCGGTCCGGTACGCAGGCCTGGTGGGCGGGAAAGTGGAAGCGGTGGCCGCCTGGGACCTGCCCGGAGCCGGAGGGTGGTCGGCTCCTGCGGTGGACGCCGACTTCGACGAGGAGGAGGCCGAGCGGCGTTTGGTCGAGGAGGTCCGCACGGTCCTCGGCGAGGGCGGCGCCTCCCAGGTGCACGAGCGCCTGGTGCGGGGCAACGCAGCTGAGGTCTTGGTCGACCAGGCAGAGGGTGCCGACATGCTGGTCGTGGGCAGCCGCGGCCACGGCGGCTTCCTCCGGGCCCTGCTCGGTTCCGTGAGTCAGCAGGTCGCGTTCCATGCCCCCTGTCCGGTCACGATCGTCCGGCCGGACGGACCCGCCGAGTAG
- a CDS encoding glycoside hydrolase family 65 protein codes for MNAPWRWEYRRYDPKTERLVESLCTLGNGRFATRGAAPESVADDVHYPATYLAGCYDRLTSTVAGRTISNEDMVRLPDWTALRYRCLPAGGPPGDWLTLDHPSLRHCGVSLDLHAGTLTRRMLFHDAEGRRLGVTHTRLVHLGDPHLGAQRTVFSAYGWRGRIEIESVLDGDIANEGVDRYRPLAGQHLVEHRAAVAEGGIAWLSCTTATSHLRVGLAVRTRVRPSVPVGKGCTATTARQTCVLPIRRAEPVVIVKTAALFTSLDRPWDDPVRSSVEHVGHAPDFPSLLASHKASWQRLWNEGEVEAPGEAGRILRLHTFHVLQTLSPHTAELDAGVPARGLHGEAYRGHVFWDELFVLPYLALHFPETARALLMYRHRRLPAARAAARQAGAKGAMFPWQSGSSGAEETQRLHLNPHSGRWLPDHSHLQHHVGSAIAWNVWKYGQSTGDTGFMQGPGAELMLHIAHFWAGAATWDTDLGRYRIRGVVGPDEYHDAYPEAPVPGIDDNAYTNVTAAWALARALDLYGALPAARRAELRTQLGIGPDDLHDWEDVSHRLYVPFHGDVISQFHGYGDLAELDWGAYRARYHDIRRLDRILEVEGDTPNRYQASKQADTLMLGYLFRPEELSPLFSRLGYRLDDELWRRTVTYYLRRTSHGSTLSSLVHGWVLARQQGADAWRYCQEALLSDITDVQGGTTGEGIHLGAMGGTLDLVERGVVGLDPGTDGLHVDPVPLSEVPASSFSVCCLGHRDVRISLRPGRIGIRVPPSPLGPVLLVLPGDRRESVAAGQERWFRLPKQ; via the coding sequence GTGAACGCCCCCTGGCGTTGGGAGTACCGCCGCTACGACCCCAAGACGGAGCGGCTGGTCGAGTCCCTGTGCACCCTCGGCAACGGCCGCTTCGCCACCCGAGGCGCAGCCCCCGAGAGCGTCGCCGACGACGTCCACTACCCGGCCACGTACCTCGCAGGCTGCTATGACCGGCTCACCTCGACCGTCGCCGGTCGAACGATCTCCAACGAGGACATGGTCCGTCTGCCGGACTGGACCGCCCTGCGCTACCGCTGCCTGCCCGCCGGCGGACCACCCGGTGACTGGCTCACCCTGGACCACCCGAGCCTGCGCCACTGCGGCGTCTCACTGGATCTGCACGCCGGGACGCTCACCCGCCGCATGCTCTTCCACGATGCCGAAGGCCGCCGTCTGGGCGTCACCCACACGCGCCTCGTCCACCTCGGTGATCCGCATCTGGGCGCGCAGCGCACCGTCTTCAGTGCGTACGGCTGGCGCGGCAGGATCGAGATCGAGTCCGTGCTCGACGGAGACATCGCCAATGAAGGGGTGGACCGCTACCGCCCCCTCGCCGGGCAGCACCTCGTGGAACACCGGGCCGCAGTGGCGGAGGGAGGCATCGCCTGGCTGTCCTGCACCACCGCCACCTCCCACCTGCGGGTCGGGCTCGCCGTACGTACCCGGGTACGGCCTTCGGTGCCCGTCGGGAAGGGCTGCACGGCCACCACCGCCCGACAGACGTGCGTCCTGCCGATCAGGCGCGCGGAACCGGTCGTGATCGTGAAGACCGCAGCACTGTTCACGTCACTGGACCGCCCCTGGGACGACCCCGTGAGGAGCAGCGTCGAGCACGTCGGCCACGCTCCGGACTTCCCTTCCCTGCTTGCCTCCCACAAGGCGTCGTGGCAACGGCTGTGGAACGAGGGCGAGGTGGAAGCACCGGGCGAGGCCGGCCGGATCCTGCGCCTCCACACCTTCCACGTCCTGCAGACCCTGTCGCCCCACACGGCTGAACTCGACGCCGGCGTGCCGGCGCGCGGCCTCCACGGCGAGGCGTACCGGGGGCACGTCTTCTGGGACGAACTCTTCGTCCTGCCCTACCTCGCCCTCCACTTCCCCGAGACCGCGCGCGCCCTGCTGATGTACCGGCACCGGCGGCTGCCCGCGGCCCGGGCAGCCGCTCGACAGGCCGGGGCGAAGGGCGCGATGTTCCCCTGGCAGAGCGGCAGTTCCGGAGCCGAGGAGACACAGCGCCTGCACCTCAACCCGCACTCCGGCCGTTGGCTGCCCGACCACTCCCACCTCCAGCACCACGTGGGCTCGGCCATCGCCTGGAACGTGTGGAAGTACGGCCAGTCCACCGGCGACACCGGCTTCATGCAGGGCCCCGGCGCGGAACTCATGCTGCACATCGCACACTTCTGGGCCGGCGCCGCGACCTGGGACACCGACCTCGGCCGCTACCGGATCCGTGGCGTCGTCGGCCCGGACGAGTACCACGACGCCTACCCGGAGGCCCCCGTACCCGGCATCGACGACAACGCGTACACCAACGTCACGGCAGCCTGGGCGCTCGCCCGCGCCCTCGACCTGTACGGAGCGCTGCCCGCGGCCAGACGCGCCGAGCTCCGCACGCAACTGGGCATCGGCCCCGACGATCTCCACGACTGGGAGGACGTCTCACATCGCTTGTACGTGCCCTTCCACGGCGACGTGATCAGCCAGTTCCACGGCTACGGCGACCTCGCCGAGCTGGACTGGGGCGCCTACCGCGCCCGCTACCACGACATCCGCCGCCTCGACCGCATCCTGGAGGTGGAGGGGGACACCCCCAACCGGTACCAGGCGTCGAAGCAGGCCGACACCCTCATGCTCGGCTACCTCTTCCGGCCCGAGGAACTCTCCCCCCTGTTCTCCCGCCTCGGTTACCGCTTGGACGACGAGCTCTGGCGGCGGACGGTGACGTACTACCTGCGGCGCACCTCCCACGGATCGACGCTCAGCAGCCTCGTCCACGGATGGGTCCTCGCCCGGCAGCAGGGCGCGGACGCGTGGCGGTACTGCCAAGAAGCACTGCTCAGCGACATCACCGACGTCCAGGGCGGTACGACCGGTGAGGGAATCCACCTCGGCGCCATGGGCGGCACGCTCGACCTCGTCGAGCGCGGCGTCGTCGGCCTCGATCCCGGCACCGACGGCCTGCACGTCGACCCGGTACCGCTCTCGGAAGTACCCGCCTCCTCCTTCTCGGTCTGCTGTCTCGGACACCGGGACGTCCGCATCAGCTTGCGGCCCGGTCGGATCGGCATCAGGGTTCCGCCGTCCCCCCTGGGCCCCGTGCTCCTCGTTCTGCCCGGAGACAGGCGGGAGAGCGTTGCCGCTGGCCAGGAGAGGTGGTTCCGGTTGCCCAAGCAGTAG
- a CDS encoding CBS domain-containing protein, translated as MQHLRTVDDVMTHAAVSVDRETAFKDIVGALRMWRVSALPVLSEEGRVIGVVSEADLLLREQDTGTAGAATAGQLMTRPAVTVPKDATIRAAARLMARSHLKRLPVVDAGGRLTGVVSRGDLLKVYLRPDPDIGAEIREMIMYQLLPGGSAAEVYVHVANGVAHLHGSLPEPTLEDAVVRAVRTVSGVVDVKADFTVPAPA; from the coding sequence ATGCAACACCTGCGTACCGTTGATGACGTCATGACGCACGCCGCGGTCTCCGTGGACCGCGAGACGGCGTTCAAGGACATCGTGGGAGCGCTGCGCATGTGGCGCGTCAGCGCCCTGCCGGTCCTGTCCGAGGAGGGGCGAGTGATCGGTGTCGTCTCGGAAGCCGACCTGCTGCTCAGGGAACAGGACACCGGAACGGCCGGTGCCGCCACCGCCGGTCAGCTGATGACCCGCCCGGCCGTGACTGTGCCGAAGGACGCCACCATCCGGGCGGCAGCCCGGCTGATGGCTCGCAGCCATCTGAAGCGGCTTCCCGTCGTGGACGCCGGCGGCCGTCTGACCGGCGTTGTCAGTCGCGGTGACCTGCTGAAGGTCTACCTGCGCCCCGATCCGGACATCGGAGCCGAGATCCGCGAGATGATCATGTACCAACTGCTTCCGGGCGGGTCCGCCGCCGAGGTGTACGTCCACGTCGCCAACGGCGTCGCCCACCTGCACGGTTCACTCCCCGAACCAACGCTGGAAGACGCCGTCGTACGCGCGGTCCGGACCGTCTCCGGCGTCGTGGACGTGAAGGCGGACTTCACCGTCCCCGCACCCGCCTGA
- a CDS encoding HAD-IA family hydrolase — MSEVGAVVFDTDGVLLATAVRHAAAWKSTFDGCLMQWQPSSVDAPPRPFDAVREYRDLVDGRSRLDGVRAFLASRHIDLPSGTPQDRPGCATVHAVAARKERIFSEALRTLGVDVFEDVRPALQRLRAMGLTCAAVSASKHARLLLETTRLDALFDALVDGRDCAELALPGKPDPALFLEAAARLGTAPARAAVVEDALVGVEAGRRGRFHLVVGLNREDDVRADEALLAHGAHLVLPDLAGLPAALEGGPHP, encoded by the coding sequence ATGAGCGAAGTGGGCGCGGTCGTCTTCGACACCGACGGCGTGCTTCTCGCCACGGCGGTCCGCCATGCGGCCGCCTGGAAGTCGACCTTCGACGGCTGCCTCATGCAATGGCAGCCGTCGTCCGTCGACGCACCACCGCGTCCGTTCGATGCCGTCCGCGAATACCGTGACCTGGTCGACGGCAGGTCCCGCCTCGACGGCGTACGCGCGTTCCTCGCCTCACGCCACATCGACCTGCCCTCCGGAACGCCGCAGGACCGGCCCGGATGCGCCACCGTCCACGCGGTCGCCGCCCGAAAGGAGCGGATCTTCTCCGAGGCGCTACGGACCCTCGGTGTAGATGTCTTCGAGGACGTCCGCCCCGCGCTCCAGCGGCTGCGGGCGATGGGCCTCACGTGTGCGGCCGTGTCGGCCTCGAAGCACGCCCGCCTCCTCCTGGAGACCACACGTCTCGACGCCCTCTTCGACGCCTTGGTGGACGGTCGGGACTGCGCCGAACTGGCCCTGCCGGGAAAGCCCGACCCCGCCCTCTTCCTCGAAGCCGCTGCCCGCCTCGGCACGGCTCCGGCGCGGGCCGCCGTGGTGGAAGACGCCCTCGTCGGTGTCGAAGCCGGGCGCCGGGGGCGCTTCCACTTGGTCGTGGGGCTCAACCGGGAGGACGACGTACGAGCGGACGAGGCGCTGCTCGCACACGGCGCCCACCTCGTGCTGCCCGACCTGGCCGGACTGCCGGCAGCCCTCGAAGGCGGGCCCCACCCGTGA
- a CDS encoding universal stress protein, whose amino-acid sequence MTGHRGRDIVVWIDPGRDWHLPLAWAADEGQRRRLPVRLVLAVPPEHDTHHVNGTPGQTTSRRAGADRLEQACDWVRDRHPEVEVTGDLLNGFPAPALGGAAGEAHMIVLGSRHLSRTAEFFSAGSIVVPVSAQARCPVVVVGDAEHISQQPPYVVVGIDGSASAAAALTFAYDAADLRGAALRVVCVWQPPVFMLDDEEVALRAQRTLLSEATAGLSDKYPDVHVTHEVMTGHPVEELARAAEHALAVVVGRRGRGGYTGMRLGSVVHGLLHRAHCPVITVPAE is encoded by the coding sequence ATGACCGGCCACCGCGGCCGCGACATCGTCGTCTGGATCGACCCCGGAAGGGACTGGCACCTGCCGTTGGCCTGGGCCGCGGACGAGGGCCAGCGCCGACGGCTCCCCGTGCGTCTGGTCCTCGCGGTCCCGCCCGAGCACGACACCCATCACGTCAACGGCACTCCCGGCCAGACGACCTCGCGACGGGCCGGAGCCGACCGACTCGAACAGGCCTGCGACTGGGTGCGCGACAGGCACCCCGAGGTCGAGGTCACCGGCGATCTGCTGAACGGGTTCCCCGCCCCCGCACTGGGCGGCGCGGCGGGGGAAGCCCACATGATCGTCCTCGGCTCGCGGCACCTGAGCCGCACCGCCGAGTTCTTCAGCGCCGGATCCATCGTGGTGCCCGTCAGCGCCCAGGCCCGCTGCCCCGTCGTCGTCGTGGGCGACGCCGAACACATCAGCCAGCAGCCGCCGTACGTCGTCGTGGGCATCGACGGCAGCGCGTCCGCCGCAGCCGCGCTGACCTTCGCCTACGATGCGGCCGACCTGCGCGGAGCCGCCCTACGGGTCGTCTGCGTGTGGCAGCCGCCGGTGTTCATGCTGGACGATGAGGAGGTGGCTCTGCGGGCCCAGCGCACCCTGCTCTCCGAGGCCACTGCCGGGCTTTCGGACAAGTACCCGGACGTGCACGTCACCCACGAGGTCATGACGGGCCACCCGGTCGAGGAACTGGCGCGGGCGGCCGAGCACGCCCTGGCCGTCGTCGTGGGCCGCCGCGGCCGCGGCGGGTACACCGGCATGCGGCTCGGTTCCGTCGTCCACGGACTCCTGCACCGCGCGCACTGCCCGGTGATCACCGTACCGGCGGAGTGA
- a CDS encoding universal stress protein: MESTFRTPDTSSVVVGVDGSDAARAAASWAAGEAVRRDRPLHVVYGADTDGRALYLSAETIERVRANGRQLLDDTEKAVTDQYPGLRVTTEFSRADAVTSLHRAGALHGTIVVGSRGLGGFTSLVLGSIGLDVAASATTPVIVVRGTDGAEETGTVLVAVRDEYDLLYARYAAREAELRKGKLRLLHVWNVLQSVGEVVSMLDGVGEIAGVHEEALRAVTDAVRDEFPELEVWADAEKSVSVAGVLVEASRHADLLVMGGRRVPGALGIARNLGRATHSVLHYAHCPVLLIPRTGSDFGSGS, translated from the coding sequence GTGGAAAGCACCTTCCGTACCCCGGACACCAGCTCCGTGGTCGTGGGCGTGGACGGCTCGGACGCGGCCCGTGCCGCCGCCTCGTGGGCAGCGGGGGAAGCCGTACGCCGCGACCGTCCTCTGCACGTCGTGTACGGCGCCGACACCGACGGCAGGGCGCTCTACCTGTCGGCGGAGACCATCGAACGGGTGCGCGCCAACGGCCGCCAACTCCTGGACGACACGGAGAAGGCTGTGACGGACCAGTACCCCGGTCTGCGCGTGACCACCGAATTCAGCCGGGCGGACGCCGTGACCAGCCTGCACCGGGCCGGTGCCCTGCACGGCACGATCGTGGTGGGCAGCCGTGGCCTGGGCGGATTCACCTCCCTCGTGCTCGGCTCGATCGGCCTGGACGTCGCGGCCTCCGCCACGACCCCCGTCATCGTCGTCCGCGGCACTGACGGGGCGGAGGAGACCGGAACGGTACTCGTCGCCGTCCGTGACGAGTACGACCTCCTGTACGCGAGGTACGCCGCGCGCGAAGCCGAACTGCGCAAGGGGAAGCTCCGCCTCCTGCACGTGTGGAACGTGCTGCAGTCCGTCGGCGAGGTAGTCAGCATGCTCGACGGCGTCGGTGAGATCGCAGGCGTGCACGAAGAAGCCCTGCGGGCCGTCACGGACGCGGTCCGCGACGAGTTTCCCGAGCTCGAAGTATGGGCCGATGCCGAGAAGAGCGTCTCCGTGGCCGGCGTGCTGGTGGAGGCTTCCCGCCACGCCGACCTGCTCGTCATGGGCGGACGCCGTGTCCCCGGGGCCCTGGGAATCGCCCGCAACCTGGGCAGGGCGACGCACAGTGTGCTGCACTACGCGCACTGCCCCGTCCTCCTCATCCCGCGGACCGGAAGCGACTTCGGGAGCGGGTCATGA
- a CDS encoding CBS domain-containing protein: protein MKHLNVADLMTDEVVSVAPDTAFKEVAKLLAQYDVSGLPVLDDEDRVVGVVSQTDLLAHAGTAAQPPRQSSAPAGPPTAGDVMSAPAVTIHAEETAADAARLLTRRAIERLPVVDEEDRLVGIVTRRDLLRLFVRPDAEIRRRIVEEVLTEVLGVPSGDVDVHVVDGVVTLDGLVERRSQLPALVSLVGQLDGVVAVASRITARTDDTPAAHAGRQPLPW, encoded by the coding sequence ATGAAGCACCTCAACGTGGCCGACCTGATGACCGACGAGGTCGTCTCCGTGGCCCCTGACACGGCGTTCAAGGAGGTCGCGAAACTCCTCGCCCAGTACGACGTCTCCGGCCTTCCCGTCCTGGACGACGAGGACCGTGTGGTGGGCGTCGTCTCCCAGACGGACCTCCTGGCACACGCAGGGACGGCCGCCCAACCACCCCGGCAGAGCAGCGCGCCCGCAGGACCACCCACTGCGGGCGACGTCATGTCCGCCCCGGCAGTCACCATCCACGCCGAAGAGACGGCCGCCGACGCCGCCCGGCTGTTGACCCGCCGGGCCATCGAGCGGCTGCCCGTCGTGGACGAGGAGGACCGGCTGGTCGGCATCGTCACCCGCAGGGACCTGCTGCGCCTGTTCGTCCGCCCCGACGCCGAAATACGCCGACGCATAGTCGAAGAGGTCCTCACGGAGGTGCTCGGTGTGCCGAGTGGCGACGTCGACGTCCATGTGGTGGACGGCGTCGTCACCCTGGACGGCCTCGTCGAGCGCCGGAGTCAGCTCCCTGCGCTCGTCAGCCTGGTCGGACAACTCGACGGGGTCGTCGCCGTGGCATCACGCATCACGGCCCGGACCGACGACACCCCAGCCGCTCACGCCGGTCGCCAGCCGCTCCCCTGGTGA
- a CDS encoding flavodoxin domain-containing protein, with amino-acid sequence MSTKRVLVAYGTKHGATAGIAEQIGKTLREDGLDAVVLPANDVQDVRAYDAVVLGGSLYAGHWSSKAMHCAERNADSLRHRPVWLFSSGPLDRSADEHEVAPVATVARQMQLIGAREHMTFGGSITARTPGFLAKALLHQGKGGDFRNPERIQSWAHHISAELAA; translated from the coding sequence ATGAGCACCAAGCGAGTTCTGGTCGCCTACGGCACCAAGCACGGTGCCACCGCAGGCATCGCCGAGCAGATCGGAAAGACCCTCCGCGAGGACGGCTTGGACGCTGTCGTACTGCCCGCCAACGACGTTCAGGACGTCCGGGCCTACGACGCCGTCGTTCTCGGGGGCTCCCTCTACGCCGGACATTGGAGCAGCAAGGCCATGCACTGCGCGGAACGCAACGCGGACTCGCTGCGGCACCGGCCGGTGTGGCTGTTCAGCAGCGGCCCCCTCGACCGCTCGGCCGACGAACACGAGGTCGCGCCGGTCGCCACCGTCGCCCGGCAGATGCAGCTCATCGGAGCGCGCGAGCACATGACCTTCGGCGGCAGCATCACGGCCCGGACCCCCGGGTTCCTCGCCAAGGCCCTGCTGCACCAGGGCAAGGGCGGCGACTTCCGCAACCCCGAGCGCATCCAGAGCTGGGCCCACCACATCAGCGCCGAACTCGCCGCCTGA